The following is a genomic window from Paralichthys olivaceus isolate ysfri-2021 chromosome 3, ASM2471397v2, whole genome shotgun sequence.
CCTATCTAAATTCTCAGTAGATAAATTGTTGGGCATTGGGGCATTTCCTCCTAGCATGTAATACAAGATAGGTCATGGATTCAGACCTGTGAAGTTTTTGGTACATAACATGCACTATAGCAGTCTGAACTGCTTGAACACCCCTGGGTGGCAGATTTTATGTGGGGctttatgaataataaaaatgtctgGGTGGACCATGTCATGAAAATCAAAATGACTGTTCCCAGAAGCACTAAGACTGGATATAATTCCAGGAGAGCATGAGGAAACGATCAACTGTGGATACTTGTCAACTCTCCATGTGATCTCCTGACTCAGGAGTTACTTTCAGGAGAGTATAAATCCTATAGCCCTGATAATAATGGATGTAATGGCCTGAGAATGGAGACTAAATCATGCAACAATTGAAAGTCATGTGTCGAAATTCAAGCTGTGTATGTAAGATGCAGCAGATTTAGTGAGGTGTGTGTACAATAAGCAGCTGGTGGGAAACAGATgatacacagcagcagctgcgactacatgaaaaacacacacactcacacacacacacacacacacacacatttgcacagcTATCCTTATAAGGACACTGCATTTGTTTGCATTTACTTCCAGTCATTATGGACAGCCTAAACAAAACCATATCCATAATGGTTGATAGCTTGACCACTCCATGCTTCTAATCTATCTAATCTgactttggtccccatgagaaCTCCTGGTCCTAGGTTAGAGATTATGGTGAAGGTCCTaatgacatgaacacacattagCACACATATCCTCTAGCATACAACAGGACAAAATACTGTCTTCAGTGGTAAAAACAAACTAGGTTATTTAATGAAATGGCGCCCCCTGTTGACAGATAACAGAGATCCGTGTACACACAGGCTTTGTGTCCTACCTGGTTGATTTCATCCTGCGTGGCCTTAAGGGACTTGATGATGGTCTCCAGCTGGATCTTACCAGCAGCCAGGCTCTGCTCCAgctgtttctcctcctgttgCAATCGGCCCAGGTCGGCCTTTGCCCGGCTCAGTTCTTCCTCCTGGCTCTGCAAGTCTGACTCCTGGGAGTGGATCTGACTCTGGAGCGTGGAGATCTGGATGCAGCAGGGAATCAAGCAATGAAGATGTGGGATGGGGATTTAACCAATATGCAATCATTTAAATCATATGCTGCCACTACATGGCTCAGATATTTGATTTCCTCCCTTCTGCACCATCTCATGTGCCTCTAGATAATTCTGGTATTTGGCTGAACAGATAAAGAAAACCTCATtcaaaacattaacattaacaataaTATATTATCCATTTCATAAATGAACTTTTGTTATGATGCTGTGCACAGCATCACAGAGGTCCAAACTTGGTCCAAACTTgagctttgtttacatcctcaCCATCTGAGACTCTTCCTGGCATTTAATTCGGACTTCATTCAGCATGTCTTCTAACTTATGTTTCTGCTGGTCCATCTCCTCCAGCCGTTCTTGGGCGTCTTGTTTCTGAGCATCGAGCTCTTGCAGGCTGGCTGTCTCTCGGTCCAGGTCATTCTGCATCTCCTGGAAAAAGGATTAAGACAGTCTTCTAGTGCCAGGCAAGGATGAGGGTTCACTATATAAAAAAATGGGCAGATCAAGCCAAGCTGTCCAGTTTACTAGAAACACACTACAACCACTGGTCCTGTATAGAAATGTATTATGCGATTTTACATGCAAggcaaaggaaacaaacaactCGATCCCCATCtacatgccgaagtgtcctaagacaagatgctgaaccctcatagaacaataaaaagtgctgctaatagatgcactgtgtgaatgcgagtgtgaatgggtgaatggaaaactgtactgtaaagatctttgagtggtcatcaagattagaaaagctctatataattacaaaccatttaccattttcatTAAACCAAGCTACAGTACATGTTCCCACTATAGCTGACTGAGTTGCTCTCACCTGCACCTCTGCACTCTTATATCTGATggcctcctctgtctccctgatGTCCTGCTCAAGGGTGTACTTCTCCCTGTGAACAAGCAAAATTATGATGAGTGACAAGAAATCAGATAACTGCTATTCAACATGCCAGAGTAACAAAACACTGAACTGGAATTCTTTCAAATCCATCACTATAGTGAAGCTCAAGAGATTTCAAACCAAAACGGCACCAGCAGCATTTTTAAACTACTCTTAAACTCTGGAGTATTATGGACAGACACAtccgcagcagagttaatgcattttttcaaacaaaaacaaacagtagaATGGATGTAACCATAAATTGCACCATTTAGCTTAGGTAAATGTGAGGGTTAAGAGGTCTACTTTATGCAAATTAAAAGGCTAGTCTTTTAGTCCTAATATATGCCtttatgtttttaaagctttttaatgtTCATATGGGCAGCTGACCTTAAGACATACTTAAAAGCTGTGCACCTGTCTTTTAacaaactctaaaacattaaaGTGATAAAAATTAACAAATCAGGTATGTGAAGCCTACTGATAACCACTGACATTCAGAGCCACTGCTCACAGTGGATGTCACAGCAGATTTGACAGTATGCCAGTCCATGGATATTCAGTAGCTTGTGTTTTTACCTTAGAGTATTCCACTGGGTAAAGGCAAGAGTGCTGACGCAGCATGGAGAGTAAGTGGTGAACAAAAAAAATTGATAAAATACACGCATCAAAGgaagaggatggatggatggatggatggatgtgtatAAAGAATAAACAGAGCCAAGGTTACTGTGGGTTTCATGCTGTCTATCTCTGCATGTCAGCGTGTTTTTATGTAGGATATTCCACTTAAACCCATTCATAACTAACACTGAGCCTTAATACCTGACTTGGCATGGTATTGGTACTTGGTACTTGGCATAATCAGACTCTGATGCTTTGTCTGGTTGAGCACCATGAAAAGTAAGTAGGACCAACCATGTAGCATTATACAGTAGTTAACTCAAAtgatattttaatacatttaatattaagCATTTTAATCAAGTTGTCCCAGCAGGTCTACTGTGCTTCAAagttaaacaaaaatgtatgtgaaataACAAAATCATATATCTTATATGATGAATAATTTTAAAGAAGGATGGAAATCTATTCATGATATTTATTGTTGGTCTGACAACCAGCTAACAGGTGCATAATAGCCAATGACTGCTTTGCTGTAATAGGCTGTAGTAAAGTTGTGAAGCAGTATTAGGATGTATGCACATCAAGTGGGGGTTAAGTGTGGGACACTACTTGTTGGAATGAGAACTTAAGCACTCAGGACTTTTAGTCTGAGTACTGGGACggaacattgtgagatttcaataaacaacatttttaagtATTAAGTATACCATTTAGGACTGTGTCATATGTATTAATGGCTTTAAATGATTGGCTGATGTAACAAACATGGGAagctttcctttttttaaatgtaagaacAATAAGAATCACCAATAAGGCTACATTCACACTGTATTTCAATTTTGAAACTAAACCAATCTCCGGCCAGACAAGTATCAGAAATAATAATCTACCTCCctactaacacacctgaaaaagCATATCACATGAGCAATCTTGTCATGTGCATGTCGGTGTTAACCTTGAAGCAGATTGTCTGTTTGGtggcttagttacagaaaaaagtacaaataaagaACAGAACAGCAATGGTAAAAAATAAGATGATGGACCTATTTTCTTTGACCAACAACAAGAGTAAACAGTAGGTGTTATGCATTGTATTCGCCAGTGGTAGTCAAGTCTTTACTGATAACTATCAATCAGGAAACCTTTGCAGGTGACTACGCCTTGGTATACAAAAGTCTCAGATTATGtctgttcagactaaaacacaaccaTGGAACCATGGAGTATTCAAACTTGAACAGGCCCTGCAGTGTTTCCAAGAAGAGAAGTGCTGCCTTTCAAATCTAAAACAGAGTAATGAGGATGTAACCTAAATGTCCACTTATGATGCACCAAGGGCAACACCAATAAAAATCTGACCAGGTGTCAACATATTCTACGTTTTTTTATCCTTTAATCGTGTTGttgaaaaatgcagaaaaaataaCGATATTTTATCTATTAAAACTTgttcatttgattttgtttttttgtagttCAGATTCAGGGTATACAATAATAAACCACTGCTATAATAGTCAATGCATGAtgtgctctgtgttttattaGCAGTAGGGAAAGTGATCAAATTCAGGAAAAGGGTGATGACAGAGGATTAATGAGAGAGCTAATGCTCGAGTGAAAGGTTTGAAGAGTCACGAAGTACAATCATCGTAGTGTGAAACCTAAACTGAAACTCTTGTTAATATCAAGGCAATTCCTCCTTATGACAAGTATTTGCAAATGGTTGCACTGTTGCTACAAGATAATGATTTAGATAAATCAAACTAGCAATAACAAGAGTTTTATTGTAATGCTTTAAATGTAACTGTTTCAGTGTAATATATCTTTACATTTTCTatgcagatttaaaaataaatgttgaagtAAAAGCATTTACATTCCATTGCTGCCCTGTTATTTAGCTGCTGTCATTTGTTACCTCTGCAACTGGGTTATTTCCTGGCTGATGTCATCCAACTCCTTGATGCCAGTGAACTCCCCCGATCCCACTGAGCTGGAGCTGTCCTGTAGAGCAATATGTGAGCAGACAGGGGAGGAAGGGAGCAGGACAAAAAGAAGACAGCAGGTTGGCAAAGTAAACTATATTTGTTGAAGTCAGTTGGATGATGAAATGGCACCAACTGAGCCATGGCAGACAAGGCAAAAGGAAGGAGAAATAGGTAAAGAGAGGATGGGAGAAAAACCAGTGGTCAATAAATAGAGCACCACAGAGGTTGAATCAGAGGTGGGGGCTGGGCCAATGACCAACATGTCGGGGAGTGTCGCCACCACTGCCATGGATAGGAAAGATTCAGGATTGTGTAGTTTTATGAATCCCCCTTTGAGAACATTCAAGTTTTCATTAGGGTTaacaaatcattatttttcCCCACTAGCATTTCTTCATGACTTAATAGATATTCCAATAGTGTAGATACACATcttgaaaacaaaactaaaagctGGAGTCCCCCTGCATTCACTGTAACTACACAGGATGCTCCTAATCTGTCTGGCTTTGGTTACTTAAATCTGAGCCACAGACTGCACCTGCTCTATCgaaaaacacaactgaaggTGAAGTAAAGTATATGATTGTCAGCTAAATGTGATCTTGGATCTTCCCTTGATCAGTGGACAGTTGACATAGTGAGACACTGTCACTGCAATTTGTTgggatggaaataaaaaacattttgcaaatgCTTTCCAGTAATCAGCATGAATAGCCGCCACTGAAAGCATTTAGGTTTATACACTGTAGGTACATGTTACCTACCCACAACTTGAACATTAAAgcctgagagaggaggaagagcagagaggTAGACACATCAGTAGCAAAAGAGTTAGAATAAGACAGGAAAGGACATGTCTACTTGGGTAACATCTTGAACTTATCTTCCACCGAATAAAGCAGATCTGGCACATTGAGAAATTGGTAAAGCACAAGAAACAGGATGTGTAGCAGACAAATCTGCATTCGTTTAAGTCCCAATACGCAGAGGGCAGGAGAAAGATGAGGAGTTAAGAACAAGTATCGACTCACCCTTCTCATATCAGACAGAGCAGCCATCTCTGATCCCACTGGGGTCATGTATCCTGACATACTCTGCAGCCATAGACAGAAATGACTCAGTTACTGTCAGtgataataaaaacagcaacatcCAATGTCAGCTGAGACAATTCTTACAACATGGTAAGTTAATCTGATTAAATATGCCATGATATGCTTTATAGTGGAGATTAAATGTTAACAGAAAATCTAGATAATTATTTGTATTGCTAAGGCAAACGTTTAGTTGAAATTGAACAGCAACTGTTAACAGTTTAAACTATATACAAATATGCATAAATGCAAAACTCTAAAAAAATCTACatgaaacaattttttttttaataacagcCAGCCCAACTAAAATAATTTAACActtaacacattaacacactagTTTTAGGCATTTTGCTGTGTAACTGTAGGCTAATGTATTGTGCTGCCAGAACCATGtagagagtgtgtgcatgcgtgaCAGACTTACTGGTACTGGAGTGCCTCTCTCAGAGGGAGGTATCATTTCCGTAGTCAGGGCCTGTGGAGGGTCTATACCCTTGCTGACTTTCTGCTGGATGAGATGCATAGCAAGAGCAAACTGCTCCCTGGTCAGCTTGCCTATCTGCCTTGTGTCTGCCAAAGCCCTGGAAGAAAGAGCAGACTGTCAACAGACATCCTTGGAAAATTTACTTTGAATGAGCAGACTGACCACACTGTAGAGAAAGACAAGACAAATACAAATCGAAAGAAAAATCTGGAAATCATTCAACGTTTTCCAcatttgaatgaataaaaatgaataaagatgCAGACAGATGCCTGAAATATGTTGCAAAGCATAAGTCAAAGCAACTGTGGCttgcatttatttgaataaatatcCAGTGTGTATAAATGAAACCTATAAGTCCTTTGTTGACAACAACCTTTGGCACATTTAGAACCACTGGTCTGTTAACATGTTTCCATTAAGCACTTGATTAGCTGATAGATGAGAGATTTATCATAAACCATGATGAGGTGAtaaatttgacctctgacctgtttAAATTCAAAGCAAATATATCAGGACATTACATATTTATAAAGCCGACTTGAGTGGAAAGtggtacaaataaaataaaagtaatattaaTTCAaccaagaaagaaaataaggcATATACTAACTGTCAAGCATATAACTTTACCATATGTGGGCAAGGAGATTCTGAGAAAGTCCAGAATGCATGAAGATGTCCTTTACTTCCAGTCCACTGACAAAACCATCCAAGTCAGCATCAGTCTTCAGGAAGATATCGTCATAGCGACCACGGTCTGACACTGGCACCACCCAGTTCACCATATGctaagacagagggagagatgctTGTGTTGTAAGTTGCTGTGATCACATAGAATCTATCCAGTATTGGCCTCATACAGAGCTCTACTAAGACCTGGGGGCAAAGTGGCCTTTCTTTCTGTGAACAAAAACGATCAATGTCTTTTTGTAGCAGGGATAATCACAGCTTTTAAGTGTCAAGGCAACAACACAGCAGTGGTAAAAAAATAACAGGtttaaaaatcttattttaagaaaagtaaaaaaacaaatctgtatataaaaaaacaacaaacaagcctcatcaataataaataatcgAAAAATCCCACTGCAGCttgaattgatttattttttcattaaaatctgACTCTTCTATCAGATGCTCTccatttgttattttaagtaCAATATTAGATTCTGCATCACAttctctgcccttaaccctctccaagagtaaggaaaaactactaaAACATCGTTTTAACAGGGAAAGAGGTGCATTActacttctttttttcattaacaTAAAGCAAAAATTGAAGTTAATTAAGTTAATAATCCTTAAGCAGGACCTCTACAGTATTTGGATCAAGTTGCTCATACCAGATTTTTCAGGCTAcagcttttatttcaaatattttaaatagtttttttttcaaaccaaaTATTTGCCTTAAAATACAGATCATTTGATGTCACTGATGCTGATCCAATATGCTTTTTGTTTGTATAATTGTTTCGTACAAGATAgaagaaatataataattataacacaACCCACATAGTTCTTTGATTATTGTCTGATGTTCATctatttcaattattattattgattattttgatttctttcaccttgatgcatttaatgtttAACGATCATTTTTCTCCAGCATGATTTATCCTGTTAACTGATTTAGTtatctactgtatgtgtgtatatcaGTGTGGCATTACCTGTCCAgacttgagtgtgtgtttgggggaaaGGCTGCCGGTGCTGTTGAGTGAGTTCATGCTGCCATGGGAGGGTGTGGAGCGTAGTGAATCTTTTGGTGGTGGAGGGCTGGCAGGTAGTCCAGGGACAGAACTGGTGACTGAGCCCAGACTCTTCTTCCTCTTAGATAGAGGGATgagggaagaagggaggagCGCAGGAACAGGCTCCTTCTCCAGGGCCCTGTACACAAGGTGCATGGCCTGGGGAGTTTGGAGTCATGGTTAGTTAATTATTTGGCCCCAGtcacataaagaaataaaaataaccagCTTTCTATAACCAATATTAATCCAGACCACAATTACAAAATACTGCAGATATTTAAGATTATTTTCTCCAATTCATTAAAATACTTCATTGTTTTTACACAGTCACGACATGGCTGCTTGTTAAAGATACTGTATCAGTTTCAGATAAGAAAATCCAGTGAGTGGACACTTCATTATGTTTACTTGTACACTTGCACATGTAATCTAAAAGCTAATCATATGGCAGCAAACGAAAGGATAAATGGTTGAGGACTAGATCAATAAATTCAGCTGTTATTCATTCTGGAGAAGAAATTAGATCCATGGTTATATTTGATGCCAAAtgaacaaagaggaagaagtggGCCTTCTTGTCTCGCTGCCAGCACTGGCCTAATGCATTCCAATAGTGGTACATAGCAGAgaatatgaaaacacaacacatcaaaccTTAAAGTGGATGGGACCACAGCAGTTCTACTTCTGTCAGATAAAGACAGGGCAGTGTAGCTGCAGTGGGCAGCCTCAACACTAACCCCTGACACACCACATTATCTCtcaaactacaggcagagacagtaggtATCCAGATTCTTTCTCTCAGCCAAGCAGAGTGTACTGATACATTCTGAACAGGATGTTTGTAGATGATCACTAATCAATTCCATGCTGGTTGTGCTTGTAGATTTATTTTGCTTATAACTGTAACATTCAGAAATAACTACAACAAAAGCAGacattacaattaaaaaaataaattacagtgTGATGGAAGTAGAGTTAAATGACAGTCAACCAGTGTTTCCTATTATTTATCTAGATTGTGGCAGCAAAAAATTAATTACACCCATATTCAAATTTTACACCCATATTTAAATTTTCccacctcatagtttcagctgcagttgtggcaATAATGCAGTTCTGTCTGTGAACTTATCTTTCACTCTTTGGTCTGTGAACCTGTCACTTAGATCTGTTGTCGAAAGAGGGAcctttgtgtgcacacatgtgcacagcCGTTAACACCATAGATTGAATTACTTCTAGAGAAAACaccgcttttttttttttttttttttagactttttaagaaCCTGCACAGTTTATTTAAATGGCTGAGGCTCATGGTGGTCTTGTAGTGGTGTGATGAATATTTGCTTCTCACATATTAGATCCCTCAGTATAACTTGAGCATTGTTTAAATGTCACAGCCTACAGTGGCAAGAAATAAGTCAGTGAAATCTTTggatttactttattttctacattaGTCTACATTAAGATGTGACCTGGTCTTCATTGAAGTGCAGACAAATGCAATATGTATATTAAGACACAATCAGTTCCAAAATGTTAGTGTCCCCATTCAACACATTGATTAATCCATACAATAGGAGGATTGGTTGTTgaattaagtttgttcagtctgtagAGACCCAAAACACATACAGTCacaatgaagatgatgataacaCTCACCACTGCAAACTCATCTTTGTCCAGATGGCCATCTTTATCTATGTCACTCAGGTCCCAAACCTAACAGCAGGAAGTAAGCACAATATGGATCAATGGAAAGAAGTACTCTAACATTACATATTAATTTTCATTACTATTCATCCAATGTTTCTAACAATTCATTGCTCAATATAGGCAAGGTTAGTTCATGTTTATGTTCTGCCCTGAGTAACTTAATCTGTACAAAAGAAACCAACAAGCCTCAAGATAGATCTATTGTAAGAAATCACAACTGAATTAGATACCTTCCCAAGGACATCCAGAGGTAGCTTGGAGTTGATGAGGACTGGTTTGACTTTCTCTCCTGACAGCAGACCATTGACTGGAGCCAAACTTTCAAAGATCCCATCAAATTTACTCTTCTCCTCTGGctacaaaagaaacacaaacaaaccagttCAGTAAAGTTCAGAGCCCATGCTTATTCACAAACTGAATGATTGACTAAACTGCAATGACGGAGCAACAAAATGACAATGGATTTTTGAGGCAGATATTAATATTGATATTTGAGTTAAAATGATGTAGTGACAAAAGTTTACTGTGTGATTAACAGTGCCTCTGCTTGAAAAATACCAAGATTCTTCTGCCTGTGTGTCTACGTGTGTCTACGtgtgtctacgtgtgtgtgtgtgtgtgtgtgtgtgtgtgtgtgtgtgtgtgtgtgtgtgtgtgtgtgtgtgtgtgtgtgtgtgtgtgtgtgtgtgtgtctgaacacaCCCTGACAGCCCAATGTAATTCGGTGGAAGCAGAAGCTGTGCTGCTCAGAGATGGACTACTGGTGTCTTTCTGAAATCAGACAAAAAGAGATGGCTGTAATAACACTGTCACACAACCCATTTCCAGTATtacaacacacatacatttctCTCATGCTGATCATAGTGAACATCCGATACCAGGCTTAGGAACATAATGggtgaaaaagacaaactattctattctaaaaatgtgttcagGTTTAACTCCATGAAAATGTCAATACCCTGAAAACCCAATAGCTTTAATGAGGGAAGTGACACTCACAAATTTGGGAGGAGGGATAGTGAGGTTGAGGCTGGACAGACTGACTTCCTGTCCACTCTGAGCACACGCCACCAGCCGCAGAGCGACGTAAAACCCCTGAAAGAGACAACACACAGTGGTACCCATTAAAACACCATTTACTtcagaaatgagaaaaactaTAGGAGAATATTCTTATTTAAGTAAAGTACATATATTCTCTAAGTTTTTGTTTGACCTCAACATATAAGGTCATTTTCTTAGATTCACTTGTAGACATTTGGTTTCACTGCGTCATTGTTTGTCATTGGTTTTTCTGTCGATCAGAGTAGCAATAATTTAATTAAGTgaacttttgtttatttttctgtgcgAACAGCATCGCATCAAAGCTGAGCACTGGGTGAGAAATCTGTTTCCCACCTGTTTGTCCAGATAGCCTTTTCCATCGGGATCTGCCAAATCCCAAATCTGAAAAATTAGACACGAAAACACAGCGTTACAGACACAATGCAGAAAAATTAATTTTCCAATCTTAGTCCAtgtgaaaacattaatttattttttaaaacattttatatactATACACTATCTGGCGACCTGTAcagggtgtaccctgcctcatgtcagctgggattggctccagctccccagacaattgatggatggatgaaacatttaaatcaaaataccTCACTCTTTAGGGCCCAAGCACTGACAGTGCAAAGGTCCTATTGAAATTGAcatgattttcctttttattattatttttcaggcaAATGAATTCCCTGTTTGAGGGCTTAAACATACTCGAAACTTTGCAGAAAATTCAAAAGTGGTAAAAATGTAAGTATTCTAGAGTAATTTGAAATGGGCGTGTCATAACTCCATAGTGCATTGTCCTATGAGCCCCAAAATTCTGCCCCATGATCAGAGTCCACGCCTGAACAGCTCCAGCAATATTAACTCAGGGTCATAGAGCAACCTACTGACAGGGTAaaaattaagttgtttttaacgccactgtgcattgtccaatcggcACCAACATTAAAACCTATGATCAGAGACGCGGCCTGAACAGGTCCATTTGTCAAAATTAACTCAGGGTCATAGCGCCACCTAttgatttaatgtgaaacagGAAGGTTTTTAAACTTCACTGTACATTGTCCAGTCGGTCCCAAATTTCTCACACTTCATCAGAGCCCCTACCTGAAAAGATCTATAACTCTGTCGATAGTTatagcgccacctactggcaaCAG
Proteins encoded in this region:
- the eps15l1a gene encoding epidermal growth factor receptor substrate 15-like 1 isoform X2, encoding MAALTSLTQLSSGNPVYENFYRQVDPGNTGRVGPTEAALFLKKSGLPDITLGKIWDLADPDGKGYLDKQGFYVALRLVACAQSGQEVSLSSLNLTIPPPKFKDTSSPSLSSTASASTELHWAVRPEEKSKFDGIFESLAPVNGLLSGEKVKPVLINSKLPLDVLGKVWDLSDIDKDGHLDKDEFAVAMHLVYRALEKEPVPALLPSSLIPLSKRKKSLGSVTSSVPGLPASPPPPKDSLRSTPSHGSMNSLNSTGSLSPKHTLKSGQHMVNWVVPVSDRGRYDDIFLKTDADLDGFVSGLEVKDIFMHSGLSQNLLAHIWALADTRQIGKLTREQFALAMHLIQQKVSKGIDPPQALTTEMIPPSERGTPVPSMSGYMTPVGSEMAALSDMRRALMFKLWDSSSSVGSGEFTGIKELDDISQEITQLQSTLAFTQWNTLREKYTLEQDIRETEEAIRYKSAEVQEMQNDLDRETASLQELDAQKQDAQERLEEMDQQKHKLEDMLNEVRIKCQEESQMISTLQSQIHSQESDLQSQEEELSRAKADLGRLQQEEKQLEQSLAAGKIQLETIIKSLKATQDEINQARSKLSQIQDSQQEVSKSIEQYNSTLNGTHGGSMTNLADMSEGFSDRENGGFTSMEDPFKVKPSVFNSQPQELPTDPFHSEDPFITDPFKGDPFQNDPFAKQPPTSTDPFGGDPFKETDPFKASSEDFFKKTTKMDPFSTPDPFNKSATLPSKVLVNQNQASHFTSNDPFSSSNPKPRGADLFGALDPFGSSSFSNSSNSSAGFADFSHMSKPRDPFEGRAGWLPDYQKSVFVDDPFSRKNDTPALPPKKSVPPRPKPPSGKSTPVSMSGTGDPSKPCDPFQPFGSDAIDPFQSKKGLGDPFSGKDPFAPSSARPEKVKFGNEAQQLEWAKRESERAERERLKRLRQQEQEDLELAIALSKAEMSNA
- the eps15l1a gene encoding epidermal growth factor receptor substrate 15-like 1 isoform X13; amino-acid sequence: MAALTSLTQLSSGNPVYENFYRQVDPGNTGRVGPTEAALFLKKSGLPDITLGKIWDLADPDGKGYLDKQGFYVALRLVACAQSGQEVSLSSLNLTIPPPKFKDTSSPSLSSTASASTELHWAVRPEEKSKFDGIFESLAPVNGLLSGEKVKPVLINSKLPLDVLGKVWDLSDIDKDGHLDKDEFAVAMHLVYRALEKEPVPALLPSSLIPLSKRKKSLGSVTSSVPGLPASPPPPKDSLRSTPSHGSMNSLNSTGSLSPKHTLKSGQHMVNWVVPVSDRGRYDDIFLKTDADLDGFVSGLEVKDIFMHSGLSQNLLAHIWALADTRQIGKLTREQFALAMHLIQQKVSKGIDPPQALTTEMIPPSERGTPVPSMSGYMTPVGSEMAALSDMRRDSSSSVGSGEFTGIKELDDISQEITQLQREKYTLEQDIRETEEAIRYKSAEVQEMQNDLDRETASLQELDAQKQDAQERLEEMDQQKHKLEDMLNEVRIKCQEESQMISTLQSQIHSQESDLQSQEEELSRAKADLGRLQQEEKQLEQSLAAGKIQLETIIKSLKATQDEINQARSKLSQIQDSQQEVSKSIEQYNSTLNGTHGGSMTNLADMSEGFSDRENGGFTSMEDPFKVKPSVFNSQPQELPTDPFHSEDPFITDPFKGDPFQNDPFAKQPPTSTDPFGGDPFKETDPFKASSEDFFKKTTKMDPFSTPDPFNKSATLPSKQASHFTSNDPFSSSNPKPRGADLFGALDPFGSSSFSNSSNSSAGFADFSHMSKPRDPFEGRAGWLPDYQKSVFVDDPFSRKNDTPALPPKKSVPPRPKPPSGKSTPVSMSGTGDPSKPCDPFQPFGSDAIDPFQSKKGLGDPFSGKDPFAPSSARPEKVKFGNEAQQLEWAKRESERAERERLKRLRQQEQEDLELAIALSKAEMSNA
- the eps15l1a gene encoding epidermal growth factor receptor substrate 15-like 1 isoform X16 yields the protein MAALTSLTQLSSGNPVYENFYRQVDPGNTGRVGPTEAALFLKKSGLPDITLGKIWDLADPDGKGYLDKQGFYVALRLVACAQSGQEVSLSSLNLTIPPPKFKDTSSPSLSSTASASTELHWAVRPEEKSKFDGIFESLAPVNGLLSGEKVKPVLINSKLPLDVLGKVWDLSDIDKDGHLDKDEFAVAMHLVYRALEKEPVPALLPSSLIPLSKRKKSLGSVTSSVPGLPASPPPPKDSLRSTPSHGSMNSLNSTGSLSPKHTLKSGQHMVNWVVPVSDRGRYDDIFLKTDADLDGFVSGLEVKDIFMHSGLSQNLLAHIWALADTRQIGKLTREQFALAMHLIQQKVSKGIDPPQALTTEMIPPSERGTPVPSMSGYMTPVGSEMAALSDMRRDSSSSVGSGEFTGIKELDDISQEITQLQREKYTLEQDIRETEEAIRYKSAEVQEMQNDLDRETASLQELDAQKQDAQERLEEMDQQKHKLEDMLNEVRIKCQEESQMISTLQSQIHSQESDLQSQEEELSRAKADLGRLQQEEKQLEQSLAAGKIQLETIIKSLKATQDEINQARSKLSQIQDSQQEVSKSIEQYNSTLNGTHGGSMTNLADMSEGFSDRENGGFTSMEDPFKVKPSVFNSQPQELPTDPFHSEDPFITDPFKDPFGGDPFKETDPFKASSEDFFKKTTKMDPFSTPDPFNKSATLPSKVLVNQNQASHFTSNDPFSSSNPKPRGADLFGALDPFGSSSFSNSSNSSAGFADFSHMSKPRDPFEGRAGWLPDYQKSVFVDDPFSRKNDTPALPPKKSVPPRPKPPSGKSTPVSMSGTGDPSKPCDPFQPFGSDAIDPFQSKKGLGDPFSGKDPFAPSSARPEKVKFGNEAQQLEWAKRESERAERERLKRLRQQEQEDLELAIALSKAEMSNA